CATCGTCCTGGCCGCGACCAACCGGCCCGACGTGCTCGACCCCGCCCTGCTCCGCCCCGGCCGGTTCGACCGCCACGTCACGGTCGACCTGCCGACGAAGAAGGGCCGGCTGGAGATCCTCAAGGTCCACGCCCGCAACGTCCCCCTGGCGGCCGACGTCGACCTCGACCGGATCGCGCGGAACACCGTCGGCATGAGCGGCGCCGACCTGGCCAACCTCGTCAACGAGGCCGCCCTGCTCGCCACCCGCGAGGACAAGGCGGCCGTCGACGACCGCGACCTGGAGGCCGCGCTCGACAAGGTCATCCTCGGCGCCAAGCGTGAGGAGGTCATCACCGACCGCGACAAGCGGGCCACCGCGTATCACGAGGTCGGCCACGCCCTCGTCGGCTGGCTCACCCCCCGGTCCGACCCGGTGCACAAGGTCACGATCATCCCCCGCGGCCGCTCGCTGGGCGTCACCCAGTTCCTCCCCGAGGAGGACCGGGTCAGCTACAACGAGAGCCAGATCAAGGCCCGGATCTACACCATGATGGGCGGCCGGGCCGCCGAGCGGCTGATCTACGACGACCTCAGCACGGGCGCGGCGCAGGACCTCGACCAGGCCACCCGGCTGGTCCGCAAGATGGTCACCCAGTGGGGCATGAGCGACCGCGTCGGCCCGGTCTCGTTCCGGTCCAGTTCGGAGCACCCGTTCCTGGGCCGCGAGATGTCCGAGCCCCGCGACCACTCCGAGCACATGCAGCAGATCATCGACGAGGAGGTCGGCCGCATCCTCCGCGAGGCCGAGGAGCACGCCTTCCGGCTGCTCGAAGAGCACCGCGAGGAACTCGAGAAGGTCACCGAGGCCCTGATCGAGAAGGAAGTCCTCACCGAGTCCGAGATCAGCCAGCTCATCGGCAAGCGCTCCGGCCACGTCGAGCCCGAGGCGGCCAAGGCCCCCCAAGGCGACGAGGTGGTGGCGTCGCTCGACAATCCGAGCTAAAACGGTAGCCTGCGACGTCGAACGGCCTTCCCCCCTCGCGGGGGAAGGTGGCCCGCCAGGGCCGGATGAGGGGGAGGACGAGCAGGCGAGCCGTCGGAGCGCAGGCGCGGCCTGATCCGTCCTCCGCCCCGGGGGAAGGGTCCGCAGGGGCGGCCGTGCGCGTGCCGCCGACGCCGTCTCCGCCCTGGTGGTCCCCCTCGTCCGGCCTCCGGCCACCTTCTCCCACAAGGGGAGAAGGACGCTCGTCGTCAGATCGCCGGCACCCCCGCCCGGCCACTTGAATTTCTCAGGCTCATTCCTCAGGGACCTCCAGCCGTGTCCACGCCGTCCTCTCCCTCCGCCTCGTCGCGCCCGCCCGTCGTCTCGGCGGGGATGGTCCTGGTCGATCACCTGACGCCTCCGATCCCCCGCCTGCCGAAGGCCGGCGAGCTGATCGCCGTGGACCAGCTCTACCTGAACATCGGCGGCGGCGCGGCGAACACCAGCATGGCGCTCGCCCGGCTGGGCGTGCCGGTCTCGGTCTCGGCCCGGATCGGCGACGACGCCTTCGGGCGTTTCATCGTCGAGTCGCTCGAATCGGGCGGCGTCGGCACGAGCGAAATCACCGTCGACCGCGAGCGCGAGACCAGCCAGACGCTCATCGTGAACGTCCAAAACGAGGACCGGCGGTTCATCCACACCCTGGGCGCGAACCGGGGCTACGTCGCCGCCGACATGGACGCGGCGATCGCCGTCACGCCCAAGGTCCTGCACATCGGCTACTTCCTGATCCTCCCCCAGCTCGACGGCGACGGCCTGGCGGAGCGGTTCGCCCGCGTCCAGAAGGCCGGGGGCTACACGATCCTCGACGTCGTCACGCCCGGCGAGGGGGACTACGTCGAGCCGCTCCGCAAGGTGCTCCCCTACACCGACGTCTTCGTCCCCAACACCGACGAGGCGGCCCTGATCCTGGGCGAGCACGACCCGCTCCGCCAGGCCCGCGCCTTCCGCGCGATGGGCGCGCGCCGGGTCGTCGTGACGATGGGCGACCGCGGCCTGATCTCGCTCTCGAACGAGAACGAGGTCGGCATGGGCGCGTTCCCGGTGACCTTCCGCGACGGCACCGGCGGCGGCGACGCCTTCAACGCCGGCTACATCGTCGGCCTGCTCGAAGGCAAG
The DNA window shown above is from Paludisphaera mucosa and carries:
- a CDS encoding carbohydrate kinase family protein, which encodes MSTPSSPSASSRPPVVSAGMVLVDHLTPPIPRLPKAGELIAVDQLYLNIGGGAANTSMALARLGVPVSVSARIGDDAFGRFIVESLESGGVGTSEITVDRERETSQTLIVNVQNEDRRFIHTLGANRGYVAADMDAAIAVTPKVLHIGYFLILPQLDGDGLAERFARVQKAGGYTILDVVTPGEGDYVEPLRKVLPYTDVFVPNTDEAALILGEHDPLRQARAFRAMGARRVVVTMGDRGLISLSNENEVGMGAFPVTFRDGTGGGDAFNAGYIVGLLEGKSEIDCLTLASAVGASCVREVGTTAGVFRRHEADEFLARHAIPIERIVVS